A single Streptomyces sp. Edi2 DNA region contains:
- a CDS encoding sugar ABC transporter substrate-binding protein, with the protein MMGVRTAGPLTVRGVAVRGAAALLTTLALATGCSASGGQGAEGAASGSGKGAATPRMTIGMVSHSGDGDTFWDIVQNGAEQAAAKDNVKFLYAHDKEGAQQAALIQSYIDQKVDGLIVTLAKPQAVKAAVRKAEAQGIPVITINSGGELSRAYGALTHIGQDESVAGRAVGEELNRRHRKKALCVVHEQGNVSLEDRCAGVRKAFHGTVENLDVDGTNAPASQSSVEAKLQSDKDIDAIVTLGAPMAAISVKAKEEAGSSAQLATFDLNSAVVKLLKAKDVTFAVDQQPYLQGYEAVDLLWLHKANADVLGGGRPVLTGPALVTEKDVPKLTAYTGRGTR; encoded by the coding sequence ATGATGGGCGTGCGTACGGCTGGTCCCCTCACTGTCCGCGGCGTCGCGGTGCGCGGCGCCGCCGCCTTACTGACGACCCTCGCGCTGGCCACCGGGTGCAGCGCCTCCGGCGGGCAGGGCGCCGAGGGGGCGGCGTCCGGGTCCGGCAAGGGCGCCGCCACCCCGCGCATGACGATCGGGATGGTCAGCCACTCCGGCGACGGCGACACCTTCTGGGACATCGTGCAGAACGGTGCCGAGCAGGCCGCCGCCAAGGACAACGTGAAGTTCCTGTATGCCCATGACAAGGAGGGTGCCCAGCAGGCCGCGCTGATCCAGTCGTACATCGATCAGAAGGTCGACGGGCTGATCGTCACCCTCGCCAAGCCGCAGGCCGTCAAGGCGGCCGTCCGCAAGGCCGAGGCGCAGGGCATACCCGTCATCACCATCAACTCCGGCGGTGAGCTCTCCCGGGCGTACGGGGCGCTGACGCACATCGGGCAGGACGAGTCCGTGGCGGGGCGCGCGGTCGGCGAGGAGCTGAACCGCCGGCACCGGAAGAAGGCCCTCTGCGTCGTCCACGAGCAGGGCAATGTGTCGCTGGAGGACCGCTGTGCCGGGGTCCGCAAGGCCTTCCACGGGACGGTCGAGAACCTGGATGTCGACGGCACCAACGCGCCCGCCTCACAGTCCTCCGTCGAGGCCAAGCTCCAGTCCGACAAGGACATCGACGCGATCGTCACGCTCGGTGCGCCGATGGCGGCGATCTCCGTCAAGGCCAAGGAGGAGGCGGGCAGCTCCGCGCAGCTGGCGACCTTCGACCTGAACTCCGCCGTCGTCAAGCTGCTCAAGGCCAAGGACGTCACCTTCGCCGTCGACCAGCAGCCCTACCTCCAGGGTTACGAGGCGGTGGATCTGCTCTGGCTCCACAAGGCCAATGCCGATGTGCTCGGCGGCGGCAGGCCGGTGCTCACCGGGCCGGCCCTGGTCACCGAGAAGGACGTACCGAAGCTGACCGCATACACCGGGCGAGGCACCCGGTGA
- a CDS encoding GntR family transcriptional regulator, which produces MGKRETEARGAESPLQFSVDRSSPVPLYFQLSQQLEAAIEHGKLAPGSLLGNEIELAGRLGLSRPTVRQAIQSLVDKGLLVRRRGIGTQVVHSQVKRPLELSSLYDDLEAAGQKPATRVLLNTTTEADAEVAAALGIAEGAEVALVERLRLTHGEPVAHLRNHLPAGLLTLETAELEETGLYRLMRSAGITLHSARQAVGARAATVEEGERLDEPEGAPLLTMQRTTFDDTGRAVEFGSHVYRASRYAFEFQLLVRP; this is translated from the coding sequence GTGGGGAAACGCGAAACAGAAGCCCGGGGCGCCGAGAGCCCCCTCCAGTTCAGCGTGGACCGGAGCAGTCCGGTCCCGTTGTATTTCCAGCTGTCCCAGCAGCTGGAGGCCGCGATCGAGCACGGCAAGCTGGCTCCCGGCAGCCTGCTCGGCAATGAGATCGAGCTGGCCGGCCGGCTCGGCCTGTCCCGGCCGACGGTGCGGCAGGCGATCCAGTCGCTGGTCGACAAGGGGCTCCTGGTGCGCCGCAGGGGGATCGGCACCCAGGTCGTCCACAGCCAGGTCAAGCGCCCACTGGAGCTGAGCAGCCTCTACGACGACCTGGAGGCGGCCGGACAGAAGCCGGCCACCCGTGTGCTGCTCAACACCACCACCGAGGCCGATGCCGAGGTCGCCGCCGCGCTGGGGATCGCGGAGGGGGCCGAGGTCGCGCTGGTCGAGCGGTTGCGGCTGACGCACGGCGAGCCCGTCGCGCATCTGCGCAATCACCTTCCCGCGGGACTGCTCACGCTGGAGACGGCCGAGCTGGAGGAGACTGGTCTGTACCGCTTGATGCGGTCGGCCGGCATCACCCTGCACAGCGCCCGTCAGGCCGTCGGCGCGCGCGCCGCGACCGTCGAGGAGGGGGAACGGCTCGACGAACCCGAGGGCGCCCCGCTGCTCACGATGCAGCGCACCACGTTCGACGACACCGGGCGGGCGGTCGAATTCGGCTCGCATGTCTACCGCGCTTCCCGGTACGCCTTCGAGTTCCAGCTGCTGGTTCGGCCCTGA
- a CDS encoding PaaI family thioesterase produces MTGAVQESAVFDLVAAQQGLDAQPFSKLMQARITEFGDGAATLEIDIRDELLQQHGFVHGGVLSYAADNTLTFAAATALGPAIVTGGFSIQYLRPARGRTLRARAEVVQAGRRQAVCRCDLTVIDEAGEESVCAVAQGTALPLNAPAGGGE; encoded by the coding sequence ATGACCGGTGCAGTACAGGAGAGTGCGGTGTTCGATCTTGTGGCGGCGCAGCAGGGGCTGGACGCTCAGCCGTTCAGCAAGCTGATGCAGGCGCGGATCACCGAATTCGGGGACGGCGCGGCGACGCTGGAGATCGATATCCGCGACGAACTCCTGCAACAGCACGGGTTTGTGCACGGCGGAGTGCTGTCGTACGCCGCCGACAACACCCTCACCTTCGCCGCGGCCACGGCCCTGGGCCCGGCCATCGTCACCGGCGGCTTCTCCATCCAGTATCTGCGCCCGGCGCGTGGCCGTACGCTGCGGGCCCGCGCCGAGGTCGTTCAGGCCGGACGCCGGCAGGCGGTGTGCCGCTGCGATCTGACGGTGATCGACGAGGCGGGGGAGGAGAGCGTGTGCGCGGTGGCGCAGGGGACGGCGCTGCCGCTCAACGCTCCGGCGGGCGGTGGCGAGTGA
- a CDS encoding ATP-binding cassette domain-containing protein, translated as MTALVELSDVSKFYGNVRALEGVSLEVHAGEISCVLGDNGAGKSTLIKIIAGLHRHDAGSFTIDGEETGLSSPREALDRGIATVYQDLAVVPLMPVWRNFFLGSEPTTGVGPFKRLDVKTMRETTRSELLRMGIDLRDVDQPIGTLSGGERQCVAIARAVYFGAKVLVLDEPTAALGVKQSGVVLKYVAAARDAGLGVVLITHNPHHAYLVGDRFVLLKRGAMAGSHAKSEITLEELTRQMAGGSELEQLSHELARTATPEFPGGHRPE; from the coding sequence ATGACCGCGCTGGTCGAGCTGAGTGACGTCAGCAAGTTCTACGGCAATGTCCGGGCGCTGGAAGGGGTGTCCCTGGAGGTGCACGCGGGCGAGATCTCCTGTGTGCTCGGGGACAACGGCGCCGGCAAATCCACCCTCATCAAGATCATCGCGGGGCTGCACCGGCACGACGCAGGATCCTTCACCATCGACGGCGAGGAGACCGGCCTCTCCTCCCCGCGCGAGGCCCTGGACCGCGGGATCGCCACCGTCTACCAGGACCTGGCCGTCGTTCCCCTCATGCCGGTGTGGCGGAACTTCTTCCTCGGCTCCGAGCCCACCACCGGCGTCGGCCCCTTCAAGCGGCTCGACGTCAAGACGATGCGCGAGACCACCCGCAGTGAGCTGCTGCGGATGGGCATCGACCTGCGCGATGTCGACCAGCCCATCGGCACCCTCTCGGGCGGCGAACGCCAGTGCGTGGCCATCGCCCGCGCCGTCTACTTCGGTGCCAAGGTCCTGGTCCTGGACGAGCCGACGGCGGCCCTCGGCGTCAAGCAGTCCGGCGTCGTCCTCAAGTACGTCGCGGCCGCGCGGGACGCCGGGCTCGGCGTGGTGTTGATCACCCACAACCCGCACCATGCGTATCTCGTCGGTGACCGCTTCGTCCTGCTCAAACGCGGCGCCATGGCCGGCAGCCACGCCAAATCGGAGATCACCCTGGAAGAGCTGACCCGCCAAATGGCAGGCGGCAGCGAGCTGGAACAGCTCAGTCATGAGCTGGCCAGGACCGCGACTCCGGAATTCCCCGGCGGCCATCGCCCCGAGTGA
- a CDS encoding transporter substrate-binding domain-containing protein, with product MKRAATLSALACLLAVTTAAPAVSDAPAGGGGAPLAAGAKASALDAIPRRGVLRVCTTGDYRPFSHLDPKTGTYSGVDIKMAGDLAKSLDATPRYVATTWAKLVGDLSAGRCDIAMGGVSVTLPRARSVYFSEPTRTDGKTPLVRCADKDKYQTLQQIDRPGTKVIVNPGGTNEEFARAHLRRATLTVHPDNTTIFDEIIAGRADVMMTDASETRYQARIHPELCSLHPDKPFSFSEKAYALPRGDNEFKAYVDQWVHLATHDGTYRKYEDAWMK from the coding sequence ATGAAGCGCGCCGCCACCCTCTCCGCCCTGGCTTGTCTGCTCGCCGTCACCACCGCCGCCCCGGCGGTCTCGGATGCCCCGGCCGGCGGAGGGGGTGCCCCACTCGCCGCCGGCGCGAAGGCCTCGGCCCTCGACGCCATCCCCCGGCGCGGTGTGCTGCGGGTCTGCACCACCGGCGACTACCGGCCCTTCAGCCACCTCGACCCCAAGACCGGCACCTACAGCGGTGTGGACATCAAAATGGCCGGAGACCTCGCCAAGAGCCTTGACGCCACGCCTCGTTACGTGGCCACGACCTGGGCCAAGCTCGTCGGCGACCTGTCGGCCGGCCGCTGTGACATCGCCATGGGCGGCGTCTCGGTCACCCTCCCGCGCGCTCGCTCCGTCTACTTCAGCGAGCCCACCCGCACCGATGGCAAGACGCCCCTCGTGCGCTGTGCGGACAAGGACAAGTACCAGACCCTGCAACAGATCGACCGGCCCGGAACCAAGGTCATCGTCAACCCCGGTGGCACCAACGAGGAATTCGCCCGCGCCCATCTCCGGCGGGCCACCCTCACGGTCCACCCGGACAACACCACGATCTTCGACGAGATCATCGCGGGCCGTGCGGACGTGATGATGACCGACGCGAGTGAGACTCGCTACCAGGCCAGGATCCACCCCGAACTCTGCTCGCTCCACCCGGACAAGCCCTTCTCCTTCTCCGAAAAGGCCTACGCCCTGCCCCGCGGCGACAACGAGTTCAAGGCGTACGTGGACCAGTGGGTACACCTGGCCACCCATGACGGGACCTACCGCAAGTACGAGGACGCCTGGATGAAGTGA
- a CDS encoding ROK family glucokinase, with amino-acid sequence MSMYRDRVHRGSASATVLRTVGARERRSHLTAPRVPTVGIDIGGTKVMAGVVDADGTILEKVRTETPDKSKSPRVVEDTITELVLDLSDRHDVHAVGIGAAGWVDADRSKVLFAPHLNWRNEPLRDRLAGRLAVPVMVDNDANTAAWAEWRFGAGRGEDHLVMITLGTGIGGAILEDGAVKRGKYGVAGEFGHMQVVPGGHRCPCGNRGCWEQYSSGNALVREARELAAADSPVAYNIIERVGGRIGDITGPLITELAREGDAMCVELLQEIGQWLGVGIANLAAALDPSCFVIGGGVSAADDLLIGPAREAFRRQLTGRGYRPEATLAKAQLGPEAGMVGAADLARLVARRFRRANRRRVERYERYERAGRR; translated from the coding sequence ATGAGCATGTACCGGGACCGGGTGCACCGAGGATCGGCCAGTGCCACCGTGCTGCGCACGGTCGGCGCCCGCGAGCGGCGCTCGCATCTGACCGCCCCCCGGGTGCCCACCGTCGGCATCGACATCGGCGGCACCAAGGTCATGGCGGGCGTCGTCGACGCCGACGGCACCATCCTGGAGAAGGTCCGCACCGAGACGCCGGACAAGTCCAAGAGCCCCCGGGTCGTCGAGGACACCATCACCGAGCTGGTGCTCGACCTCTCCGACCGCCACGACGTCCATGCGGTCGGCATCGGCGCCGCCGGCTGGGTCGACGCGGACCGCAGCAAGGTGCTGTTCGCACCCCATCTGAACTGGCGGAACGAACCGCTGCGCGACCGTCTCGCCGGCCGCCTCGCGGTCCCCGTCATGGTCGACAACGACGCCAACACCGCCGCCTGGGCGGAGTGGCGCTTCGGCGCCGGCCGCGGCGAGGACCACCTCGTCATGATCACGCTCGGTACCGGCATCGGCGGCGCGATCCTGGAGGACGGCGCCGTCAAGCGCGGCAAGTACGGCGTGGCCGGTGAATTCGGTCATATGCAGGTCGTGCCGGGCGGCCACCGCTGCCCGTGCGGCAACCGCGGCTGCTGGGAGCAGTACAGCTCCGGCAACGCCCTGGTGCGCGAGGCCCGGGAGCTGGCCGCCGCCGACTCCCCGGTCGCGTACAACATCATCGAGCGGGTCGGCGGCCGCATCGGCGACATCACCGGACCGCTGATCACCGAGCTGGCGCGGGAGGGCGACGCGATGTGCGTCGAACTCCTCCAGGAGATCGGCCAGTGGCTCGGCGTCGGCATCGCCAACCTCGCCGCCGCCCTCGACCCGTCGTGCTTCGTCATCGGCGGTGGCGTCAGCGCTGCCGACGACCTGCTGATCGGCCCGGCCAGGGAGGCGTTCCGGCGTCAGCTCACCGGCCGCGGCTACCGTCCCGAAGCCACTCTTGCGAAGGCCCAGCTCGGCCCCGAGGCCGGTATGGTCGGCGCCGCCGACCTGGCCCGCCTGGTGGCCCGCCGCTTCCGGCGCGCCAACCGGCGCCGGGTCGAGCGCTACGAACGATACGAACGGGCGGGCCGCCGATGA
- a CDS encoding VOC family protein, with translation MSVRRVVPDIQSDALEENRTFYGLMGFEEVMNLGWVMTLASPANPTAQLTFMTQDKTAPVTPDMSIEVDDVDAVHAALLAAGADIVRPLRDEEWGVRRFFVKDPNGRIVNVLSHQASPGEAESEATNEARNEGDEG, from the coding sequence ATGTCCGTACGTCGCGTCGTCCCCGACATCCAGTCCGACGCCCTGGAGGAGAACCGCACGTTCTACGGCCTGATGGGGTTCGAGGAGGTCATGAACCTGGGCTGGGTCATGACCCTGGCGTCCCCTGCCAACCCCACCGCGCAGCTCACCTTCATGACCCAGGACAAGACCGCCCCGGTCACCCCCGACATGAGCATCGAGGTCGATGACGTGGACGCGGTCCACGCCGCCCTGCTGGCCGCCGGCGCCGACATCGTCCGGCCGCTCCGGGACGAGGAGTGGGGCGTCCGCCGGTTCTTCGTCAAGGACCCGAACGGCCGGATCGTCAATGTCCTTTCACACCAGGCGTCGCCCGGCGAGGCCGAGAGCGAAGCCACGAACGAGGCCAGGAACGAGGGCGACGAAGGCTAG
- the eda gene encoding bifunctional 4-hydroxy-2-oxoglutarate aldolase/2-dehydro-3-deoxy-phosphogluconate aldolase — MYRWEITRAALAQRVFAIVRSRTYDEASATADTLLSAGITSLEISLTTPFALEAVTTLTRELGDDAIIGAGTVLDAVSARMAVDAGARYLVSPSLDAEVIRTGHRYGIPVFPGVSTPTEMVRALELGADAVKLFPASGYDPAWLAEVRSSLPQVPVLPTGGVTVDNAPEWIAAGAVAVGMGTALSEGDRETVAKRAADLLNRLDEAAPDRPATSGAANLYED, encoded by the coding sequence GTGTATCGCTGGGAGATCACCCGGGCCGCTCTGGCGCAGCGGGTTTTCGCCATCGTCCGGAGCAGAACGTACGACGAGGCGAGCGCCACGGCCGACACCCTGCTGTCGGCGGGCATCACCAGCCTGGAGATATCCCTCACCACGCCCTTCGCCCTGGAGGCGGTCACGACGCTCACCCGCGAGCTGGGCGACGACGCCATCATCGGCGCGGGCACGGTCCTTGACGCGGTATCGGCCCGGATGGCGGTCGACGCGGGCGCCCGCTATCTCGTCTCGCCGAGCCTCGACGCCGAGGTCATCCGTACGGGCCACCGCTACGGCATCCCGGTCTTCCCCGGGGTGTCGACGCCGACTGAGATGGTCCGCGCGCTCGAACTCGGCGCGGACGCGGTCAAGCTGTTCCCCGCCTCGGGGTATGACCCGGCCTGGCTGGCGGAGGTCCGCTCCTCACTGCCGCAGGTGCCGGTGCTGCCGACGGGTGGGGTGACGGTCGACAACGCGCCGGAGTGGATCGCGGCGGGTGCGGTCGCCGTCGGCATGGGAACGGCACTCTCCGAGGGTGACCGTGAGACCGTCGCCAAGCGCGCCGCCGACCTTCTCAACCGCCTGGACGAAGCCGCCCCCGACCGCCCGGCCACCAGCGGCGCGGCGAACCTCTACGAGGACTGA
- the argS gene encoding arginine--tRNA ligase: MTPEDLAVVISDGIHTAIRSGRISAEVPREIRVERPRHRSHGDYSTNVALQLAKSAGLPARTVAEVLAPLVGAAAAVAKAEVAGPGFLNITLERAAIGALARDIVLAGDAYGRSDRLGGLRLNLEFVSANPTGPVHIGGARWAVVGDVLARLLEAAGADVSREYYFNDAGGQIDRFVRSLLAAAQGSPAPGDGYSGAYIEEIAATVLSRRPGTLELAETEAAAVFRAEGTALMFDEIKTSLTAFGTRFDVYFNEKDLHDKGDLDAAVARLREGGHVYEDEGAVWLRTTDFGDDKDRVLVKSDGSWTYFTADCAYYLNKRSRGFERAVIMLGADHAGYVGRMRAMAACFGDDPDTHLEILIGQLVNLVKDGAPVRMSKRAGTVVTLDDLVEAVGVDAARYALARAAVDTMIDLDIDLLTRQSNDNPVYYVQYAHTRPCAVQRRAEEAGIVKGTPEDFDPSLLTHEREADLLGMLAEFPQVVATAATLREPHRVAHYLEQLAGTYHRFYDACRVLPRAGESPDDRTRARLWLTEASRLVLRNGLQLLGVSAPERM, translated from the coding sequence GTGACTCCAGAAGATCTTGCAGTCGTCATCTCCGACGGCATACACACGGCTATCCGGTCCGGACGTATCTCCGCAGAGGTGCCCCGGGAGATCCGTGTGGAGCGCCCCCGGCACCGCAGCCATGGCGACTACTCGACCAACGTCGCCCTGCAGCTCGCCAAGTCCGCCGGGCTGCCTGCCCGCACTGTCGCCGAGGTGCTGGCGCCGCTGGTGGGCGCGGCCGCCGCAGTCGCGAAGGCCGAGGTGGCGGGACCCGGGTTCTTGAACATCACTCTGGAGCGCGCGGCGATCGGCGCCTTGGCGCGCGACATCGTCCTGGCCGGTGACGCCTACGGCCGTTCGGACCGGCTCGGCGGCCTCCGGCTCAATCTGGAGTTCGTCTCGGCGAACCCCACCGGACCGGTGCACATCGGCGGGGCCCGGTGGGCAGTCGTGGGTGACGTGCTTGCCCGGCTGCTCGAGGCAGCGGGTGCAGACGTGTCACGGGAGTACTACTTCAACGACGCCGGCGGGCAGATCGACCGCTTCGTCCGCTCGCTGCTCGCCGCGGCGCAGGGCTCACCGGCGCCCGGGGACGGCTACAGCGGCGCGTACATCGAGGAGATCGCCGCCACGGTACTGAGCCGGCGGCCCGGGACCCTGGAACTGGCGGAGACCGAGGCCGCCGCCGTCTTCCGGGCGGAGGGCACGGCGCTGATGTTCGACGAGATCAAGACGTCGCTCACCGCGTTCGGTACCCGCTTCGACGTCTACTTCAACGAGAAGGACCTGCACGACAAGGGCGACCTGGACGCTGCCGTCGCCCGTCTGCGGGAGGGCGGTCACGTCTACGAGGACGAGGGAGCGGTCTGGCTGCGCACCACGGACTTCGGTGACGACAAGGACCGCGTCCTGGTGAAGAGCGACGGTTCCTGGACGTACTTCACCGCGGACTGCGCGTACTACCTCAACAAGCGGTCCCGGGGCTTCGAGCGGGCCGTCATCATGCTCGGTGCCGACCACGCGGGCTATGTGGGCCGGATGCGGGCCATGGCGGCCTGCTTCGGTGACGACCCGGACACGCATCTGGAGATCCTGATCGGCCAACTGGTCAATCTGGTCAAGGACGGTGCGCCGGTCCGGATGAGCAAGCGGGCGGGCACGGTCGTCACCTTGGACGACCTGGTCGAGGCGGTGGGCGTGGACGCCGCGCGGTACGCGCTGGCGCGGGCCGCCGTGGACACGATGATCGATCTCGATATCGACCTGCTCACCCGGCAGTCGAACGACAACCCCGTCTACTACGTCCAGTACGCGCACACCCGGCCGTGCGCCGTACAGCGCAGGGCGGAGGAAGCCGGGATCGTCAAGGGCACACCGGAGGACTTCGACCCCTCGTTGCTCACCCATGAGCGGGAGGCCGACCTGCTGGGCATGCTGGCCGAATTCCCGCAGGTCGTGGCCACCGCCGCCACGCTGCGCGAGCCACACCGGGTCGCGCACTACCTGGAGCAGCTGGCCGGCACCTACCACCGCTTCTACGACGCCTGCCGGGTCCTGCCGCGGGCCGGCGAGAGCCCGGACGACCGCACCCGGGCCAGGTTGTGGCTCACGGAGGCCAGCAGGCTGGTACTGCGCAACGGGCTGCAACTGCTCGGAGTCTCCGCACCGGAACGGATGTGA
- a CDS encoding ABC transporter permease: MSHTDAPPLQPAGPPAKSGGDERLLHRSLARRLMGRPELGSVVGAAAVFVFFSIVAEPFLRASSLSTVLYASSTIGIMAVPVALLMIGGEFDLSAGVMVVSSALISSMFSYQMTANTWVGVGVSLLVTLAIGAFNGLLLTRTKLPSFIITLGTFFMLTGLNLGFTKLIDGTVSTKSIADMEGFESARKVFASHLTLGTVDIQITILWWIVLVALATWILLRTRVGNWIFAVGGNADAARAVGVPVTKTKIGLYMGVAFAAWVSGQHLLFSYDAIQSGDGVGNEFLYIIAAAVGGCLMTGGFGSAIGAAVGAFIFGMASKGIVYAQWNPDWYKFFLGAMLLLATLLNAWVRKRAEEKA, encoded by the coding sequence ATGAGTCATACCGACGCACCGCCGCTGCAGCCCGCGGGGCCGCCCGCCAAGAGCGGCGGCGACGAACGGCTGCTGCACCGCTCCCTGGCGCGCCGGCTGATGGGCCGCCCCGAACTGGGCTCGGTCGTCGGCGCCGCCGCGGTCTTCGTGTTCTTCTCGATCGTCGCCGAACCGTTCCTGCGGGCCTCCAGCCTCTCCACGGTGCTCTATGCGTCCTCGACGATCGGCATCATGGCCGTGCCGGTGGCGCTGCTGATGATCGGCGGGGAATTCGATCTCTCGGCCGGCGTCATGGTCGTCAGCTCGGCACTGATCTCCTCGATGTTCAGCTACCAGATGACGGCGAACACGTGGGTGGGCGTCGGGGTTTCCCTGCTGGTCACCCTGGCCATCGGGGCCTTCAACGGCCTGCTGCTGACCCGCACGAAACTGCCCAGCTTCATCATCACGCTGGGCACCTTCTTCATGCTGACCGGCCTCAACCTCGGCTTCACCAAGCTGATCGACGGCACGGTTTCGACGAAGTCCATCGCCGACATGGAGGGCTTCGAGTCGGCCCGCAAGGTCTTCGCCTCGCATCTGACCCTCGGAACTGTCGACATCCAGATCACCATCCTGTGGTGGATCGTGCTGGTCGCCCTCGCCACCTGGATCCTGCTGCGCACCCGCGTCGGCAACTGGATCTTCGCGGTCGGCGGCAACGCCGACGCCGCCCGGGCGGTGGGTGTCCCGGTCACCAAGACCAAGATCGGCCTTTACATGGGCGTCGCGTTCGCCGCCTGGGTCTCCGGCCAGCACCTGCTGTTCTCGTACGACGCGATCCAGTCCGGTGACGGGGTGGGCAACGAATTCCTCTACATCATCGCCGCGGCGGTCGGCGGCTGTCTGATGACCGGCGGCTTCGGCTCGGCGATCGGCGCGGCCGTCGGCGCCTTCATCTTCGGCATGGCCAGCAAGGGCATCGTCTACGCGCAGTGGAATCCGGACTGGTACAAGTTCTTCCTCGGCGCGATGCTGCTGCTCGCCACACTCCTGAACGCATGGGTCCGCAAGCGGGCGGAGGAAAAGGCATGA
- a CDS encoding sugar ABC transporter substrate-binding protein produces MLAAVLGVALAGCSSTGGLRAEQERADRSAGGKAAVNTPRWTFAMVTHSGDGDTFWDIVQNGAQQAAVKDNIKFVYGHDKEAQRQSQLVQSYIDQKVDGLIVSLAKPNAMKDVIAKAEKAGIPVITVNSGAEASKAFGALSHIGQDETVAGEAVGEELNKRGRKKALCVLHEQGNVGHEQRCDGAKKTFKGDLQKLYVEGTNMPDVQSSIESKLQADSSIDAVVTLGAPFAPTAVKAKEQAGSKAEIDTFDLNAQVATGLKDGSLGFAVDQQPYLQGYEAVDLLWLYKYNSDVLGGGKPVLTGPQVITKKDAAALQDYTKRGTR; encoded by the coding sequence GTGCTGGCGGCGGTGCTCGGCGTGGCTCTGGCGGGGTGCAGCAGCACCGGAGGCCTGCGCGCCGAACAGGAGCGCGCCGACAGGTCCGCGGGCGGCAAGGCCGCGGTGAACACCCCCAGGTGGACGTTCGCGATGGTCACCCACTCGGGAGACGGCGACACCTTCTGGGACATCGTCCAGAACGGCGCCCAGCAGGCCGCGGTCAAGGACAACATCAAGTTCGTCTACGGGCACGACAAGGAGGCCCAGCGGCAGAGCCAGCTGGTGCAGTCCTACATCGACCAGAAGGTCGACGGGCTGATCGTCTCGCTCGCCAAGCCCAACGCCATGAAGGACGTGATCGCCAAGGCCGAGAAGGCCGGCATCCCGGTGATCACGGTGAACTCCGGCGCGGAGGCGTCGAAGGCCTTCGGTGCGCTCAGTCACATCGGGCAGGACGAGACGGTGGCCGGTGAGGCGGTCGGCGAGGAGCTGAACAAGCGCGGCCGGAAGAAGGCCCTGTGCGTCCTGCACGAGCAGGGCAACGTCGGCCACGAGCAGCGCTGCGACGGCGCCAAGAAGACCTTCAAGGGCGATCTGCAGAAGCTGTACGTCGAGGGCACCAACATGCCCGATGTGCAGTCCTCCATCGAGTCCAAGCTCCAGGCGGACAGCTCCATCGACGCCGTCGTCACACTCGGCGCCCCGTTCGCCCCCACCGCCGTCAAGGCCAAGGAGCAGGCCGGCAGCAAGGCCGAGATCGACACCTTCGACCTCAACGCCCAGGTCGCAACGGGCCTCAAGGACGGCTCCCTCGGCTTCGCCGTCGACCAGCAGCCCTACCTCCAGGGCTACGAGGCCGTCGACCTGCTGTGGCTCTACAAGTACAACTCCGACGTCCTCGGCGGCGGCAAGCCGGTGCTCACCGGACCCCAGGTGATCACCAAGAAGGACGCCGCCGCGCTGCAGGACTACACGAAGCGGGGGACGCGATGA